Genomic segment of Pongo pygmaeus isolate AG05252 chromosome 1, NHGRI_mPonPyg2-v2.0_pri, whole genome shotgun sequence:
GATGGTGGCTATCTGCagagattcagtgtctggtacaCCCCACTGTGAGTGACCTGCTCCTGCCATTTCTCTGCACCAATCttgcctcctttcctctccttcttgAACCTATCTGGCCTTCTGCCCTTTCTTCTGTCCCTCTATCCCTCACCAGTCCTGGCTCTGCTTCTGTTTCCAGACTCTGAGACATTCAGGGCCAAGGTCCTGAGACCTTGGATGGTTGAGCAGAGGGGAGGTGGTTAGATCTCTGGACCCCAGATCTTCTGGTCTTCCTAGCTCACGAGGTGCCCCCCATGTCCTCATGTCTCCCAGGGCCAAGCGTCCTGACCGAATGCACCATGACTGGGTGTCCTTGGCAGTGCCTGTGGGGGCTGCTCACCTCCTAGTGCCAGGGCTGCAGCCCCACACCCAGTACCAGTTCAGCGTGCTAGCTCAGAACAAGCTGGGGAGTGGTCCCTTCAGCGAAATCGTCTTGTCTGCTCCTGAAGGTGAGAAGCTTCTCGTCCCAGAACAGCAGAGACAAGGATGGGGAAGGGCTGCTAGGAGAGCTGGGATATGGGAGGCCCTGGGTGGGAAGGGGCAGAGGTGCTGGCCAGCTTGGGGTCCAGAGGGGTGTGTGGAAGATGATTTGAGCTTGTCTTCAGGGGCTCTGGGAGAAGAGTTGGGCACTGGGGGTCGTGGAAGGCCAGGGGAGGGGCGCTGGGAATCCTTGCTCTGATCTGCCTTTCTGTGCCATGCAGGGCTTCCTACCACGCCAGCTGCACCCAGGCTTCCCCCAACAGAGATACCGCCTCCCCTGTCCCCTCCGCGGGGTCTGGTGGCAGTGAGGACACCCCGGGGGGTACTCCTGCATTGGGATCCCCCAGAGCTGGTCCCTAAGAGACTGGATGGCTACGTCTTGGAAGGCCGGCAAGGCTCCCAGGGCTGGGAGGTGCTGGACCCGGCTGTGGCAGGCACAGAAACAGAGCTGCTGGTGCCAGGCCTCATCAAGGTATTTGCGAGAGGCGATACAGAGAAAAGCCTCCTAGGGGCTCTCCTGCGTCCTTCTCCATTCCCCAAACCCTATCTTCTCATCTTGATTTGAGCTCTTCACCTCCGCGTCCTACCTCACCCTTCTGTCCCAAGTGCACAGTCTTTCCGCGCACCGCTGGGTTGGGCGCTGCTGGGCCCTGACCTCCCACCTGGTACCCCATCCCCATCGCAGGATGTTCTCTACGAGTTCCGCCTCGTGGCCTTCGCGGGCAGCTTCGTCAGCGACCCCAGCAACACGGCCAACGTCTCCACTTCCGGTGAGCACGTGGCGTGAGGGAGGAGCCCCAGGGCTGCTCCGAGTCCACTGACCCTCCCTCGTGGCCCCCTGCCTAGGTCTGGAGGTCTACCCTTCGCGCACGCAGCTGCCgggcctcctgccccagcccgTGCTGGCCGGCGTGGTGGGCGGAGTCTGCTTTCTGGGCGTGGCCGTCCTTGTGAGCATCCTGGCCGCCTGCCTCATGAACCGGCGCAGGGctgcccgccgccgccgccgcaagCGCCTCCGCCAAGGTAAGCCCCTCCACCGTCAGCCCTGCTACTGCGCACTTGGGCCTAGCTTCCTTAAGCCCCTCCTACCTGGGGGAAAATCCCTCGCTCCTGTGTGCTCCAGGTGCATTCTCTTAGTCCTGCATCTGGTCCTGCCTACGCTTTTCCCAGCCGGATGGGGTTGGGTGCCTGGTGTCGGGTGAGAGAGTCTCCGCCTAGAGGGCCTTGATTTTTGCCTGTGTCACCTACTATTCTCGTGCCTTTCCAGATCCACCTCTTATCTTCTCTCCGACCGGGAAGTCAGCTGCACCGTAagtgcctccacctccttggcTTTCTTCTGCCTTTCCATTGTACGTGCCAGTatcttctgcttccttttttgCATCTTTAGCGGGGGGATGTTGGGTGTTGGGGAGGAACAAAAGTGGGAGAGGGTAAGGAGGAGTGTGCAGTGGCCCCAGCCTGAGGCCGGTCCAGTATGGCCTGTGCCTTCCTTCCACCCCTCCACCTTGTTGGTCCTTTCCTCGCTTGTTCTCCCTAGCTCTGCTCTGTTGTTCATCAAACCTCTCAAGGCCTGACGCTGGCTCCTGGGAGGGGGATCTGCCCCTGCCACAGACCCTGATCTCCTATCCTTCCCCAGCTCTgctctgggctcaggcagtcctgaCAGCGTGGCGAAGCTGAAGCTCCAGGGATCCCCAGTCCCCAGCCTGCGCCAGAGTCTGCTCTGGGGGGATCCTGCCGGAACTCCCAGCCACCACCCAGATCCTCCATCTAGCCGGGGACCCTTACCCCTGGAGCCCATTTGCCGGGGCCCAGACGGGCGCTTTGTGATGGGGCCCACTGTGGTGGCCCCCCAGGAAAGGTCAGGCCCAGAGCAGGCAGAACCTCGGACTCCAGCCCAGCGTCTGGCCCGGTCCTTTGACTGTAGCAGTAGCAGCCCCAGTGGGGCACCCCAGCCCCTCTGCATTGAAGACATCAGCCCTGTGGCACCCCCTCCAGCAGCCCCACCCAGTCCCTTGCCAGGTCCCGGACCCCTGCTCCAGTACCTAAGCCTGCCCTTCTTCCGAGAGATGAATGTGGATGGGGACTGGCCCCCTCTTGAGGAGCCCAACCCTGCTGCACCCCCAGATTACATGGATACCCGGCGCTGTCCCACCTCATCTTTCTTTCGTTCTCCAGACACCCCTCCTGTGTCCCCCAGGGAATCACTTCCTGGGGCTGTGGTAGGGGCTGGGGCCACTGCAGAGCCCCCTTACACAGCCCTGGCTGACTGGACACTGAGGGAGCGGCTGCTGCCAGGCCTTCTCCCTGCTGCCCCTCGAGGCAGCCTCACCAGCCAGAGCAGCGGGCGAGGCAGCGCTTCGTTCCTGCGGCCCCCCTCCACAGCCCCCTCTGCAGGAGGCAGCTACCTCAGCCCTGCTCCAGGAGACACCAGCAGCTGGGCCAGTGGCCCTGAGAGATGGCCCCGAAGGGAGCATGTGGTGACAGTCAGCAAGAGGTGAGAGCAGTCCCTGCCCATCCCTGCCTCCGCCTCAGTCCTGCCCCAGACCTCTCACCCCTCTCCCAATACCCTGCGCcttctctgctccactcccacccTGGGAACGGGAAACCTTGTCTCCTTTTAGAAGCTTTTGCTGAGGTCCAGGGATTTTTCAGGGGAAACCCATGACCTAATGTGAGTTTGAGGTCGCTGAATTCAGACTTTTCTGAACAGCCTGTATTCCTCCACCCACATCacatgtttgtcttttttttacagGAGGAACACATCTGTGGACGAGAACTATGAGTGGGACTCAGAATTCCCTGGGGACATGGAATTGCTGGAGACTTTGCACCTGGGCTTGGCCAGCTCCCAGCTCAGACCTGAAGCTGAGCCAGAGCTAGGTGTGTGAGCCCCCCGGAAAGGCAGGCATCTCGGCCATACTGTCCCACATCCCCCTGCCACCTTAGGACCCATCTATTCCCAGTcaggccctgcctcccaggctcctcTGCTCTAGACTGTGCCTTGCCCCCTTGGGCCATTTGTACTAGAAGGGCCTATCGAGCTTCACGTCTGAGCTCTTCACTCAGTGAACCTTAGGGCTTCTTCTCATTGTCCTGCCCTCCTCTTGTAGGTGTGAAGACTCCAGAGGAGGGCTGCCTCCTGAACACTGCCCATGTTACTGGCCCTGAGGCCCGCTGTGCTGCCCTTCGGGAGGAATTCCTGGCCTTCCGCCGCCGCCGAGATGCTACTAGGGCTCGGCTACCAGCCTATCGACAGCCAGTCCCCCACCCCGAACAGGCCACTCTGCTGTGAACATCCCTAATGTGAGGCTGGGAAAAGGCATATGGACCTGCAAAGGAGGCCCCCGACCAGACAGACCTAGTTTCAAACTAGGGCACTGCCCCTGCCTGCCCCTTTGGTGCCCAGGCACAGACCCTGATAGTGGGCTTGGGTCACCTTGGTATGGAATGTATGTGCTGACTCCCTAGGTGAGTCTGGGGATTGGAACAGGGATCTTAggtctgcctctctctctctctctctctctctctctctctctctctctctctgtgtgtgtgtgtgtgtgtgtgtgtgtgtgtctgtgtgtgtgaagttTTTTACAGGTGAATAAACAAAGTTTGAAAGATATTTCTGTGTGTTATCTGTCTCTGAGAGAGTGCCAGGAAAATCCCTGGACCCTTAAAGAAGAGGAGAATCTTCTTGAATAAATGGAGGTACATTCAGCATTCATTCAAGAAacacttattgagtgcttactgagGCCAGCTACTAAAGGCCAGCCATTGAAGTAGATACTGAGAAAATACAAAGCTCTTGAAGACGTGCCTTTGCCCTTGAGGAGTTCTTTCTAGTCAGTGAGGCAGACAAGTAAAGAAATAGTTACCGTATGATGTGACAAGTTCTGTGATACAGCTATGTGTTGGTTATTGTAGCACAAAGGAAGATGTTGCATTCAAGGCCACATTTAGTGAACGCTAATATCGTGTGCTGGGACAAATGCCACATATTGGGGGGGAGTCCTCAGGACCCTCACAGAtggtggtaataataataatagtattcactatgtgccaggcactgctctaagccCTATAGGTGGACTGTGTAGTTCTCTACAATTCTATAATTAGGTAGTACTATTAGCTCTGTTCTATAGACCAGGGAACTCAAGCATAGAATGCACAACAGTCACACAGCAGGTAAAGGGTAGAGCAGGTGGGGAGTCAGTCAAGGAAGGGAAACTATCCTAGGCAGAGGAATAGCCTTTGTAAAGGCACAGAGGAATGAGAATGCTTGACAATCAGTGGGACTGGAATATAGGGCTGTGTAGGACTCGGGGAGGGAACAGAGAATAGAAAGGTTGGACAGGACTGGATATTGACATCCTGGAATCTCAGGTTCAAGGGAGGACTCTATCATGTGTGCAGAATAGAGTCCCAGGGGGACTCTGTTCAACTGAAGCCTGAAAGGATGGGGGGCTCTTTCTCCACTCCTGAACTGTGCTGTCCTCCACCCTCAGAGACAAAAGAACCCCGGCCAGCTTCCTCGCGCTGAGGTCTCCCCCTCTGATCCCTCCAGGATTTAGGAAGAGATACCAGGTCGTAGAAAAGGAGATGAAAGGCAGGGAGAAGTCAGGTCTGAACCCTGGGTCCCAACACCGAACACACTCCTAGGGCCCTGGGCAGAGTGACCTCACTGTTAGTCCCTGCCCAGGCTTGAAGTAAGAGGTGAGCAAGATCACGTGGGGGTGCTGTCCCGGCCTGCAAGTCCCAGTCCTGTCACACACTAGTCAGTTGGGGTCGGGGGAAGGCCTTCCTGTGCCTCCGTTTACCTTGCCAGCCTCTAAACTAGGAGGCTTCTTCCCACATAAACACGCCCACAGTCTTTAGCTAACTTTCTAGGTAGAAAGTTTCCTACTGGGGCACAAGTCTACGGGCTCGGGCTCCCGGTGGAGGCTGGGGTACTCACGGGTGGA
This window contains:
- the IGSF9 gene encoding protein turtle homolog A isoform X1 → MVWCLGLAVLSLVISQGADGRGKPEVVSVVGRAGESVVLGCDLLPPAGRPPLHVIEWLRFGFLLPIFIQFGLYSPRIDADYVGRVRLQKGASLQIEGLRVEDQGWYECRVFFLDQHIPEDDFANGSWVHLTVNSPPQFQETPPAVLEVQELEPVTLRCVARGSPLPRVTWKLRGKDLGQGQGQVQVQNGTLRIRRVERGSSGVYTCQASSTEGSATHATQLLVLGPPVIVVPPKNSTVNASQDVSLACHAEAYPANLTYSWFQDNINVFHISRLQPRVRILVDGSLRLQATQPDDAGCYTCVPSNGLLHPPSASAYLTVLYPAQVTAMPPETPLPIGMPGAIRCPVRANPPLLFVSWTKDGKALQLDKFPGWSQGTEGSLIIALGNEDALGEYSCTPYNSLGTAGPSPVTRVLLKLWEEECSAEVCTSLRVLPKPASPYYTTIFLQPLPTGEQKQSQRGIERWRENEVETGLAPPAFIELPKEEYFQEVGRELLIPCSAQGDPPPVISWAKVGRGLQGQAQVDSNSSLILRPLTKEAHGRWECSASNAVARVATSTNIYVLGTSPHVVTNVSVVPLPKGANVSWEPGFDGGYLQRFSVWYTPLAKRPDRMHHDWVSLAVPVGAAHLLVPGLQPHTQYQFSVLAQNKLGSGPFSEIVLSAPEGLPTTPAAPRLPPTEIPPPLSPPRGLVAVRTPRGVLLHWDPPELVPKRLDGYVLEGRQGSQGWEVLDPAVAGTETELLVPGLIKDVLYEFRLVAFAGSFVSDPSNTANVSTSGLEVYPSRTQLPGLLPQPVLAGVVGGVCFLGVAVLVSILAACLMNRRRAARRRRRKRLRQDPPLIFSPTGKSAAPSALGSGSPDSVAKLKLQGSPVPSLRQSLLWGDPAGTPSHHPDPPSSRGPLPLEPICRGPDGRFVMGPTVVAPQERSGPEQAEPRTPAQRLARSFDCSSSSPSGAPQPLCIEDISPVAPPPAAPPSPLPGPGPLLQYLSLPFFREMNVDGDWPPLEEPNPAAPPDYMDTRRCPTSSFFRSPDTPPVSPRESLPGAVVGAGATAEPPYTALADWTLRERLLPGLLPAAPRGSLTSQSSGRGSASFLRPPSTAPSAGGSYLSPAPGDTSSWASGPERWPRREHVVTVSKRRNTSVDENYEWDSEFPGDMELLETLHLGLASSQLRPEAEPELGVKTPEEGCLLNTAHVTGPEARCAALREEFLAFRRRRDATRARLPAYRQPVPHPEQATLL
- the IGSF9 gene encoding protein turtle homolog A isoform X3 — protein: MVWCLGLAVLSLVISQGADGRGKPEVVSVVGRAGESVVLGCDLLPPAGRPPLHVIEWLRFGFLLPIFIQFGLYSPRIDADYVGRVRLQKGASLQIEGLRVEDQGWYECRVFFLDQHIPEDDFANGSWVHLTVNSPPQFQETPPAVLEVQELEPVTLRCVARGSPLPRVTWKLRGKDLGQGQGQVQVQNGTLRIRRVERGSSGVYTCQASSTEGSATHATQLLVLGPPVIVVPPKNSTVNASQDVSLACHAEAYPANLTYSWFQDNINVFHISRLQPRVRILVDGSLRLQATQPDDAGCYTCVPSNGLLHPPSASAYLTVLCMPGAIRCPVRANPPLLFVSWTKDGKALQLDKFPGWSQGTEGSLIIALGNEDALGEYSCTPYNSLGTAGPSPVTRVLLKAPPAFIELPKEEYFQEVGRELLIPCSAQGDPPPVISWAKVGRGLQGQAQVDSNSSLILRPLTKEAHGRWECSASNAVARVATSTNIYVLGTSPHVVTNVSVVPLPKGANVSWEPGFDGGYLQRFSVWYTPLAKRPDRMHHDWVSLAVPVGAAHLLVPGLQPHTQYQFSVLAQNKLGSGPFSEIVLSAPEGLPTTPAAPRLPPTEIPPPLSPPRGLVAVRTPRGVLLHWDPPELVPKRLDGYVLEGRQGSQGWEVLDPAVAGTETELLVPGLIKDVLYEFRLVAFAGSFVSDPSNTANVSTSGLEVYPSRTQLPGLLPQPVLAGVVGGVCFLGVAVLVSILAACLMNRRRAARRRRRKRLRQDPPLIFSPTGKSAAPSALGSGSPDSVAKLKLQGSPVPSLRQSLLWGDPAGTPSHHPDPPSSRGPLPLEPICRGPDGRFVMGPTVVAPQERSGPEQAEPRTPAQRLARSFDCSSSSPSGAPQPLCIEDISPVAPPPAAPPSPLPGPGPLLQYLSLPFFREMNVDGDWPPLEEPNPAAPPDYMDTRRCPTSSFFRSPDTPPVSPRESLPGAVVGAGATAEPPYTALADWTLRERLLPGLLPAAPRGSLTSQSSGRGSASFLRPPSTAPSAGGSYLSPAPGDTSSWASGPERWPRREHVVTVSKRRNTSVDENYEWDSEFPGDMELLETLHLGLASSQLRPEAEPELGVKTPEEGCLLNTAHVTGPEARCAALREEFLAFRRRRDATRARLPAYRQPVPHPEQATLL
- the IGSF9 gene encoding protein turtle homolog A isoform X2 translates to MVWCLGLAVLSLVISQGADGRGKPEVVSVVGRAGESVVLGCDLLPPAGRPPLHVIEWLRFGFLLPIFIQFGLYSPRIDADYVGRVRLQKGASLQIEGLRVEDQGWYECRVFFLDQHIPEDDFANGSWVHLTVNSPPQFQETPPAVLEVQELEPVTLRCVARGSPLPRVTWKLRGKDLGQGQGQVQVQNGTLRIRRVERGSSGVYTCQASSTEGSATHATQLLVLGPPVIVVPPKNSTVNASQDVSLACHAEAYPANLTYSWFQDNINVFHISRLQPRVRILVDGSLRLQATQPDDAGCYTCVPSNGLLHPPSASAYLTVLYPAQVTAMPPETPLPIGMPGAIRCPVRANPPLLFVSWTKDGKALQLDKFPGWSQGTEGSLIIALGNEDALGEYSCTPYNSLGTAGPSPVTRVLLKAPPAFIELPKEEYFQEVGRELLIPCSAQGDPPPVISWAKVGRGLQGQAQVDSNSSLILRPLTKEAHGRWECSASNAVARVATSTNIYVLGTSPHVVTNVSVVPLPKGANVSWEPGFDGGYLQRFSVWYTPLAKRPDRMHHDWVSLAVPVGAAHLLVPGLQPHTQYQFSVLAQNKLGSGPFSEIVLSAPEGLPTTPAAPRLPPTEIPPPLSPPRGLVAVRTPRGVLLHWDPPELVPKRLDGYVLEGRQGSQGWEVLDPAVAGTETELLVPGLIKDVLYEFRLVAFAGSFVSDPSNTANVSTSGLEVYPSRTQLPGLLPQPVLAGVVGGVCFLGVAVLVSILAACLMNRRRAARRRRRKRLRQDPPLIFSPTGKSAAPSALGSGSPDSVAKLKLQGSPVPSLRQSLLWGDPAGTPSHHPDPPSSRGPLPLEPICRGPDGRFVMGPTVVAPQERSGPEQAEPRTPAQRLARSFDCSSSSPSGAPQPLCIEDISPVAPPPAAPPSPLPGPGPLLQYLSLPFFREMNVDGDWPPLEEPNPAAPPDYMDTRRCPTSSFFRSPDTPPVSPRESLPGAVVGAGATAEPPYTALADWTLRERLLPGLLPAAPRGSLTSQSSGRGSASFLRPPSTAPSAGGSYLSPAPGDTSSWASGPERWPRREHVVTVSKRRNTSVDENYEWDSEFPGDMELLETLHLGLASSQLRPEAEPELGVKTPEEGCLLNTAHVTGPEARCAALREEFLAFRRRRDATRARLPAYRQPVPHPEQATLL